AATCTCTTTTGCGCCTGCCATTTGACACCTATCGGGTTAGCAGGCGGGGGCCATGCGGCCCCCGCTGCGGCTTACCAGGTTTGGGTGGCCTTGAACTTCTCGATGCCGGCCTTGATGCCTGCGTCGATTTCGTCGTTGAAGTCACCTTTCTCGTTGATCTTGGCCATCAGGGCGGCCAGGTCACGGTTGAAGTAGCCCAGCAGGGCCGCTTCGAAGGCGCCAACTTTGTTCACGTCCACGTCGGTCAGGAAGCCGCGCTCGGCAGCGTACAGGGACACAGCCATGTCGGCGATGGACATGGGCGCGTACTGCTTCTGCTTCATCAGCTCGGTAACGCGCTGACCATGTTCCAGCTGCTTGCGGGTGGCTTCGTCCAGGTCAGAAGCGAACTGGGCGAAGGCCGCCAGTTCACGGTACTGGGCCAGGGCGGTACGGATGCCACCGGAGAGCTTCTTGATGATCTTGGTCTGGGCTGCGCCACCTACGCGGGATACCGAGATACCGGCGTTGACGGCCGGACGGATACCTGCGTTGAACATGGCGGATTCCAGGAAGATCTGACCGTCGGTGATGGAGATCACGTTGGTCGGAACGAACGCGGAAACGTCACCAGCCTGGGTTTCGATGATCGGCAGGGCGGTCAGGGAACCGGTCTTGCCTTTCACTTCGCCGTTGGTGAACTTCTCGACGTATTCCTCGGAAACGCGGGAAGCGCGCTCCAGCAGGCGGCTGTGGAGATAGAACACGTCGCCCGGGTAGGCTTCGCGGCCCGGCGGACGACGCAGCAGCAGGGAGATCTGGCGGTAGGCCACGGCCTGCTTGGACAGGTCATCGTAAACGATCAGGGCGTCTTCACCGCGGTCGCGGAAGTATTCGCCCATGGTGCAGCCGGCGTAGGGGGCCAGGAACTGCAGTGCAGCGGATTCGGAAGCCGATGCAGCAACCACGATGGTGTTGGCCAGGGCGCCGGTTTCTTCCAGCTTGCGCACCACGTTGGCGATGGTCGATTGCTTCTGACCGATGGCCACGTAGACGCAGCGGATGCCGCTGTTACGTTGGTTGATGATGGCGTCGACGGCCAGGGCGGTCTTGCCGATCTGACGGTCGCCGATGATCAGCTCGCGCTGGCCACGGCCTACCGGGATCATGGCGTCGACCGACTTGTAACCGGTCTGCACCGGCTGGTCTACCGACTTACGCCAGATCACGCCCGGGGCCACTTTCTCGACAGCGTCGGTAGCCTTGGCATTGATCGGGCCCTTGCCATCGATCGGGTTACCCAGTGCGTCGACGACGCGACCCAGGAGTTCCGGACCAACCGGTACTTCCAGGATGCGGCCAGTGCACTTGGCGCTCATGCCTTCGGCCAGAGTCAGGTAGCTGCCCAGGACCACGGCACCTACGGAGTCCTGCTCCAGGTTCAGTGCCATGCCATAGACGCCGCCCGGGAACTCGATCATCTCGCCGTACATCACGTCGGCCAGGCCGTGGATGCGGACGATACCGTCGGAGACGGAGACGATGGTGCCTTCGTTGCGGGCTTGGGAAGAGACGTCGAGTTTCTCGATACGTCCCTTGATGATTTCACTAATTTCGGAAGGATTGAGTTGCTGCATTGCTCTGCTGCCCCTTCAAACTCAAGATTTCAACGCTTCGGCCAGTTTCGCGATCTTGCCGCGAACCGAGCCATCGATAACCAGGTCGCCCGCGCGAATCACGACGCCGCCGATGAGGCTGGCGTCTTCCGCGGCGTGCAGACGCACTTCCCGGCTGAGCCGTGCGCTGAGAACCTTGGCGAGTTTGTCTTGCTGTTCAGTGTTCAATGCGAAGGCACTGGTGACTTCCACATCGATCGACTTCTCCTGCTCGGCCTTGTACAGCTCGAACAGTTCGACGATCTCCGGCAGCAGCACGAGGCGGCCGTTCTCGGAGAGGATGTGAATGAAATTGCCTACCTGAGCATCGAACTTGTCACCAACCACCTCGATGAAGGTGTTGGCTTTCTCTTCGCTCGTCAGACGCGGGGCTTTGAGCACCTGCTGCATGGTGGTGTCCTGGGACACCGCAGCGGCCAGGCCAAGCATGGCCGACCAGGCGGCCAGCTGCTGATGGGCCTGGGCGTACTCGAAAGCCGCCTTGGCGTAAGGTCGGGCCAGCGTGGTCAGTTCTGCCATGATCGCCCTCGCTTAGATTTCGGCGGCCAGTTTGTTAACCAGCTCCGCGTGCGCGTTTTGATCGATAGTGGCACCCAGGATCTTCTCGGCACCATTGACGGCCAGGGCACCCAGTTGGGCACGCAGGGCGTCTTTGACGCTGTTCAGTTCCTGTTCGATCTCGGCCTGAGCCTGCGCCTTCAGGCGCTCGCCTTCAGCACGTGCCTGATCGCGAGCTTCGTCGACGATCTGGTTAGCGCGCTTTTTGGCTTGCTCGATGATTTCAGCTGCCTGAGCCTTGGCTTCGCGCAGTTGCTGACCCACTTTCTCATGGGCCAGCTCCAGGTCACGAGCCGCACGGCTGGCAGCGTCCAGGCCATCAGCGATCTTCTTCTGACGTTCACGCAGAGCAGTGATGACCGGAGGCCACACGAACTTCATGCAGAACAGTACGAAGATGAAGAACGCAACGGACTGGCCGATCAGGGTTGCATTAATATTCACGCCAACACCTCGCTCGTTCGTTGTCAGTCGAATCCTCTGGAGTGAGGATTACTGGGCTACCTGAGCAATGAACGGGTTAGCGAAGGTGAAGAACAGGGCGATACCAACGCCGATCATGGTTACGGCGTCGAGCAGACCGGCCACGATGAACATCTTGACCTGCAGCATGGGAACCATTTCCGGCTGGCGAGCGGCGCCTTCCAGGAACTTGCCACCCAGCAGACCGAAGCCGATAGCGGTACCCAGGGCACCCAGACCAATCAGCAGAGCTACGGCGATCGCGGTGAGACCTACTACAGTTTCCATTTTTCCTCCCGACTTTATGTCGTGTTGGTTAAGGTTTAAGTGAAGCGGTAAAGCGAAATCGTTTTGTGTTCCCACTGCCCTTTCGGGCATTCCCGCACCTTTCGGCGCGGGACCAT
This genomic window from Pseudomonas furukawaii contains:
- a CDS encoding F0F1 ATP synthase subunit delta translates to MAELTTLARPYAKAAFEYAQAHQQLAAWSAMLGLAAAVSQDTTMQQVLKAPRLTSEEKANTFIEVVGDKFDAQVGNFIHILSENGRLVLLPEIVELFELYKAEQEKSIDVEVTSAFALNTEQQDKLAKVLSARLSREVRLHAAEDASLIGGVVIRAGDLVIDGSVRGKIAKLAEALKS
- a CDS encoding F0F1 ATP synthase subunit B, translated to MNINATLIGQSVAFFIFVLFCMKFVWPPVITALRERQKKIADGLDAASRAARDLELAHEKVGQQLREAKAQAAEIIEQAKKRANQIVDEARDQARAEGERLKAQAQAEIEQELNSVKDALRAQLGALAVNGAEKILGATIDQNAHAELVNKLAAEI
- the atpA gene encoding F0F1 ATP synthase subunit alpha: MQQLNPSEISEIIKGRIEKLDVSSQARNEGTIVSVSDGIVRIHGLADVMYGEMIEFPGGVYGMALNLEQDSVGAVVLGSYLTLAEGMSAKCTGRILEVPVGPELLGRVVDALGNPIDGKGPINAKATDAVEKVAPGVIWRKSVDQPVQTGYKSVDAMIPVGRGQRELIIGDRQIGKTALAVDAIINQRNSGIRCVYVAIGQKQSTIANVVRKLEETGALANTIVVAASASESAALQFLAPYAGCTMGEYFRDRGEDALIVYDDLSKQAVAYRQISLLLRRPPGREAYPGDVFYLHSRLLERASRVSEEYVEKFTNGEVKGKTGSLTALPIIETQAGDVSAFVPTNVISITDGQIFLESAMFNAGIRPAVNAGISVSRVGGAAQTKIIKKLSGGIRTALAQYRELAAFAQFASDLDEATRKQLEHGQRVTELMKQKQYAPMSIADMAVSLYAAERGFLTDVDVNKVGAFEAALLGYFNRDLAALMAKINEKGDFNDEIDAGIKAGIEKFKATQTW
- the atpE gene encoding F0F1 ATP synthase subunit C, with protein sequence METVVGLTAIAVALLIGLGALGTAIGFGLLGGKFLEGAARQPEMVPMLQVKMFIVAGLLDAVTMIGVGIALFFTFANPFIAQVAQ